Proteins from one Mesotoga infera genomic window:
- a CDS encoding 4Fe-4S dicluster domain-containing protein, whose amino-acid sequence MDRYDERDTIFARMNYEVDSPEYCDYYSRHPELKEVDDELRSKPDLCDASSPSYDPIEASEIRSNFSLIEDLRPLCEGKPSSGKLHVEPSDITDQIKLMALDYGADLVGVARMKPEFYYSHRGRHREHYGDEIGDLLPYGIVFAVEIKKEMIDTAPAMTAMVESSRTYLKAATIGLSLSYFIRSLGYSARNHMDGNYLSVLPLVASAAGIGVFGRHGLLISDRFGPRIKLGLVTTDMPLTGSRSVNVDLERFCSNCGACSRECPASAISGNGQEIVNGTSRWRIDHELCYSYWRSNGTDCGICMKVCPFSRGIGFSQFINNRDKIIGTDSVFLRVVSRSDASQKEPSSEKSGRAVQRRSVDPSLGRAKPEVRG is encoded by the coding sequence ATGGACAGATACGATGAGCGCGACACGATATTTGCCCGGATGAACTACGAAGTCGACTCACCGGAGTATTGTGACTACTACTCCAGGCATCCCGAGTTGAAAGAGGTCGATGATGAACTGCGCAGCAAACCGGATCTGTGCGACGCAAGCTCCCCCTCTTATGATCCGATTGAAGCTTCAGAAATCCGTTCGAATTTCTCCCTTATAGAAGACCTTCGGCCTCTATGCGAGGGCAAACCATCATCCGGCAAACTCCATGTTGAACCATCGGACATTACGGATCAAATTAAACTTATGGCCCTCGATTATGGGGCAGATCTCGTAGGTGTTGCAAGGATGAAACCGGAATTTTATTATAGCCACAGGGGCAGGCATCGAGAGCACTACGGAGATGAAATAGGCGATCTGCTTCCATACGGAATCGTTTTCGCGGTTGAGATAAAGAAAGAAATGATCGACACCGCGCCAGCGATGACGGCAATGGTCGAGAGTTCCAGAACCTATCTGAAGGCTGCAACGATAGGACTGAGTCTATCCTATTTCATTCGCAGTCTGGGATACTCGGCCAGAAACCATATGGACGGCAATTATCTCTCAGTTCTCCCCCTGGTGGCGTCAGCCGCAGGAATTGGAGTCTTCGGGAGACACGGCCTTCTCATCTCTGACAGGTTCGGCCCGAGAATAAAACTCGGACTGGTAACCACGGATATGCCTTTGACCGGCAGCCGATCAGTAAATGTCGACCTTGAAAGATTCTGCAGCAATTGCGGGGCTTGCTCCAGAGAGTGCCCTGCCTCTGCAATATCAGGTAATGGACAGGAGATCGTCAACGGCACCAGTAGATGGAGAATCGATCATGAGCTCTGTTACTCGTATTGGAGATCGAACGGAACCGACTGTGGTATCTGCATGAAGGTTTGTCCTTTTTCGAGAGGGATCGGCTTTTCCCAATTCATAAATAATAGGGACAAAATAATAGGGACAGACTCCGTTTTCCTAAGAGTGGTTTCTCGTTCCGACGCTTCGCAGAAAGAACCGTCCTCCGAGAAGAGCGGGAGAGCCGTCCAGCGTCGGAGCGTGGACCCGTCCTTGGGAAGAGCGAAACCAGAGGTGAGAGGGTAA
- a CDS encoding nucleotidyl transferase AbiEii/AbiGii toxin family protein yields MRNIGASVRTKLLNISRKTGRSNEYLLIQYFYERFLYRLGKSKYRNRLILKGGMLLISYDSLNRSRPTKDLDFLAKGLPIKADKVKPIIEEILNSADSNDGVLFDANSIRVEQITEDQDYTGIRVFFVAQLADTKVRTRLHLDIPVGDSIVPSPIEMEYPVLLDFEAPKVMAYSKETVIAEKLETIVKRSTANSRLKDFYDIYYLAKTTNFSLDVLSNSIKSTFMNRGTPLPEETFFPEMIKDDSGMEIRWKAFISRHGQLTDISYQELVKKLDSFTRPIIMKNQEESIWDFNTWRWASTL; encoded by the coding sequence ATGCGAAATATTGGGGCTTCGGTAAGAACGAAACTGTTGAACATTTCAAGAAAGACAGGAAGATCCAATGAGTACTTGCTCATACAATACTTTTATGAGCGTTTTCTCTACAGATTAGGAAAATCAAAATACAGAAATAGACTGATACTCAAAGGCGGAATGCTGTTGATATCCTACGATTCTCTAAATAGATCAAGGCCTACAAAAGACCTAGATTTTCTTGCAAAGGGGCTTCCAATAAAAGCGGACAAGGTAAAACCAATTATTGAGGAGATACTTAATTCCGCAGACTCGAATGATGGGGTGCTATTTGATGCAAACAGCATTCGGGTTGAGCAAATAACAGAAGATCAAGATTATACAGGAATTCGGGTCTTTTTTGTGGCTCAGCTTGCCGATACTAAAGTAAGGACCCGACTTCATTTGGATATTCCCGTGGGAGACAGCATTGTTCCAAGTCCGATTGAAATGGAATATCCCGTACTTCTTGATTTTGAAGCTCCTAAGGTTATGGCTTATTCCAAAGAAACAGTTATAGCTGAAAAGCTTGAGACAATTGTCAAAAGAAGCACGGCAAATAGCAGGTTGAAAGATTTCTATGACATATACTACCTTGCTAAAACAACCAATTTTTCTCTCGATGTCCTCTCCAACTCAATAAAGTCAACCTTCATGAATCGAGGAACTCCTCTTCCAGAAGAAACTTTCTTTCCCGAAATGATCAAAGACGATTCTGGTATGGAAATACGGTGGAAAGCCTTCATTTCAAGACACGGACAACTTACGGATATCTCATACCAGGAATTGGTTAAAAAGCTGGATTCTTTTACCAGACCAATCATAATGAAAAATCAAGAAGAAAGTATTTGGGATTTCAACACATGGCGCTGGGCATCTACCTTATAA
- a CDS encoding type IV toxin-antitoxin system AbiEi family antitoxin domain-containing protein codes for MSKKTDIEKKIKSCFKYNSYFQRTSQFLKMGIHPREIKTALENGWIIRIKHGLYMLADAYNGLETDLVAITKASKYTVICLASALQFYNLTTYISPKITIGVPNNVSHLKFEYPPVKLYYFDKSTYKIGITRIKTDSGIIRIYDLERTICDAFRFRKELGEDIAVESLINYVKRKDSNISKLMEYASMLRIKTVITPYLIPIIKSAME; via the coding sequence ATGAGCAAAAAAACCGATATTGAGAAAAAAATAAAGTCCTGCTTCAAATATAATAGTTATTTCCAGCGAACATCGCAGTTTCTAAAAATGGGAATACATCCAAGAGAAATAAAGACGGCTCTGGAAAATGGATGGATTATCAGGATAAAACATGGTCTATATATGCTGGCAGATGCATACAATGGTCTTGAAACTGATCTTGTGGCAATTACTAAAGCAAGTAAGTATACCGTTATATGTCTAGCTTCAGCACTCCAGTTTTATAACCTGACCACATACATCTCTCCTAAAATTACCATTGGTGTCCCTAATAACGTAAGTCATCTCAAGTTTGAATATCCCCCCGTTAAACTCTATTACTTTGACAAAAGCACATACAAAATCGGTATTACAAGAATAAAAACGGATTCCGGGATTATAAGAATATATGACCTCGAAAGAACCATCTGCGATGCTTTCAGATTCAGGAAGGAACTTGGAGAAGACATTGCCGTTGAATCATTAATAAATTATGTAAAACGCAAGGATTCAAATATCTCAAAGCTAATGGAATACGCATCAATGCTTAGAATCAAAACGGTGATAACACCTTATCTTATACCCATTATAAAATCCGCTATGGAGTGA